GGTCGGCGATCTGTTGGTTGGCGAGGCCTTCGGCCACGAGTGCGGCGACCTCGGACTCACGCCGGGTGAGCGGCGTACCGTGCGCCGGAGCCGCGGGCGCAGGCCGGGCCTTCGGCTCCTGCAGGACGTACGCGACGACATCGGCGAGCCCGAGCCCACTCCCCCGCCGGTACGCCCGCTCGAATTCCCGCCGCCCGACAACCTCACGCACCTGCACCTCACTGGTGCGGCGCGCGGAGTTGTAGGTGGTGGACCCGAACCGGTCGGGCGAGATGTCGGCCCACACACGGTCGGCGCCGCCGAGCAGCACGGCGGCGCGTTCGTGGGCGCCACGCGCGGCGGCGATCACCACGAGCAGGTCGAGGGTGAGCCCGATGCCGATGACGTCGTGGACGGCGAGTTTGCGGCGCAGCGCCTCGCGGGCGTGCGGTTCGGCGCGCCGCCACTCCTTCTTGACGGTGTAGGCGAGGGCGAGCACCCGTAGGAGGTACGAGCGCACCCACTCCTCGCCGTGCTCCGCGCAGACGCGCAGGGCGGTCTCGCAGACGGTGACGGCCCGGTCGGCCTGGCCCAGGAAGGCGAGTGCGCAGGCGAGTTCGACCTGGTCGAGGCCGACGATGCTGGGCAGCTTGCCGGGGACGGGGCCCTGGGCTACGGCCGTCTCGAAGTGCTCCAGCGCGCCCGGCAGATCGTCGGCGAACAGCCCCATCAGGCCCACCACGTGCTCGGCGTTGGCGGCCTCGGCCTCCTCGCCGAGACCGCGGGCGAGGTCACGGGCCTGCTCGGCGAGATGGCGGCCCCGGGTGAGGTCCTCGGGGCAGCCCGCGAGGAGCCCGGCGACCCACAGGGCGCGGGCACGCTCGCGGCTCGGCTCGGGGCCGGCGTCGAGCGCCCGGTCCAGCCAGTAGCGGCCCTCGCGGGGCGCCCCGCAGGCGTGCCAGTAGAACCACAGGGTCCCGGCGAGCCGCAGCCCGGCGCGTGCCTCGCCCGGCACGGTGAGGCTGAACTCCAGGGCGGCGCGCAGGTTGTCCTGGTCGGCGCGGAGCCGGGCGACGATCTCCCGCTGCCCGGGCCCGAACCAGGCCTGTTCGCAGGCGGCGGCCCGCTCCTGGAACCAGTCCCGCTGCCGCCGCCGGGCGGCGCCCTCCTCGCCGGACGCGCCGGACGCGCCGGACAACTGTCGTAGCCGGTCGAGTCCGTAATGCCGCAGGGTGTCCAGCAACCGGTACCGTACGCCGCCGTCCGCGGCCTCCCGGCAGAGCACCGACTTGTCCACCAGCCCGGCCACGGCTTCCAGGACGTCGTACGACCGGACCCGCTCACCGTCCGCGCAGACCGCCTCCGCCGTCTCCAGGTCGAAGCCGCCCGCGAGCACCGCGGCCCGGGCCCACACCAACTGCTCTTGTTCCGTGCAGAGTTCATGGCTCCAGTCGATGGCGGCCCGCAGGGTCTGGTGGCGCGGCAGGACGGCGAGGCTGCCCGTGGAAAGCAGCCGGTAGCGGTCGTCGAGGCGTTCGAGGAGCTGGTCGACACCGAGGACGCGCATGCGGACGGCGGCGAGTTCGATGGCGAGCGGGAGGCCGTCGAGCCGGTGGCAGAGGCGGGCCACGGAGGCGCGGTTGGCGGGGGTGAGTTCGAAGCCGGGGACGACCGCGGCGGCGCGGTCGGCGAAGAGGGCGAGCGCGGGATGGTTCGCCGCGTCGGACAGGTCGCCGTCGGGGTCGGGCACCGGCAGCGGGCGTACCTCCATCAGGTGCTCCTCGGTGAGGCCGAGGCGGTGGCGGCTGGTGGTGAGGACACGGACGCCGGTGGTGCCGTGCAGCAGGGCGCCGGCCAACTCGGCGCAGGCGGCCAGGAGATGCTCGCAGTTGTCGACGACGAGGAGGAGGCGACGGTCGCGGACCTGCTCGATCAGGGCGCGCAGGGGCGGCCGGTCGGAGTGGTCGTGCAGGCCGAGCGCGTCGGCGGCGGCGAGCGGGACGAGCGCGGGGTCGTGCAGCCCGGCCAGGTGCACGAAGTGCACGCCGTCGGGGAACGCGCGCTCGGCGCGGGCCGCGATGCGTCCGGCGAGGCGCGTCTTGCCGACGCCGCCGGGGCCGGTGAGAGTGACGAGGCGCGCCTTGGCCAACAGGCGTCGCCCTTCGGCCTGTTCGTCCCGCCGGTCGACGAAGCTGGTCGTCTCGACCGGCAGAGGGTGCGCCGACCGGGGGCGCTCCGGCAGGAGGTGATCCGGCGGGGGGCGCTCCGACCGGAGGCCTTCCCGCGGATGGCGTTCCTCGCGCCGGCGCTCGTCGTGCCCGCGCTCGTCGTGCCCGCGCTCGTCGTGCCCGCGCTCGTCATGCCCGCGCTCGTCATGCCGTTGCGCCGACCGGTCGTGTTCCCGTTCCGGCAGGTGTGGGTCCCTCGGTGGCGCTGATCCGCCCATGATCAGCCGTTCCTCTGGGTGTGTACCGGCTCCCCGCCGACCGGGTGGACGGCAGGGCCCGGGGAGCCGGAGTGCACGGCTCCTCTTGCGCGAACCCTCACTCTTCACGCTGCCGCGCCTCCGGCGCACCCGCGCATCACACCCATGGGTGCACTTTTCCCGGGAGGGCCACGGCCGACGGCCTCGCGCGTACACTGCCCGGCCGATTTTCGAACGGTTCTCGCCACCGGCTCTTTGTCGTCTATTGACCTGCGCATGCCATGCACTCACGATGAGCGCCACCACCCGCACCACGTACGTCGCACTGAACAACCCCCCAACTCCCACAAGGAGATTTCATGCGACTTCGTACCCGCGGCAGACGGACCGCCGCCCTGGCCGCCCTGCTGGCCGTCGCCCTCGCGGCACCCGTCTCCGCCACGGCGACGCACGCCACCGCCGACAGCGCCCGCAAGCCCGCGCCCTCGTCGGACGACATCCGCCAGTACGAGATCCACCAGAGCACCACCCCGGTGACCCGTACGGCCATCCAGCAGACCGGCGTGACGGTCGACGAGGCGGACGAGGAGACGGTCGTCGTCTCAGGCCGCGCGGCCCAGATCGAGAAGCTCCGCCGACTCGGCTACGACGTCTCGCTGTTGGGCTCGGCCCCCGACCGCTCGGCCGGCTCCGGCGACGTACGGCTCTACGACTTCCCGTCGGCCGACTCGAAGTACCACAACTACGCCGAGATGAACACGGAGATCGACCAGCGGCTGGCCGCGTACCCGAGCATCATGAGCAAGCGGGTGATCGGCAAGTCGTACCAGGGCAGGGACATCGTCGCCATCAAGGTCAGCGACAACGTCGCGACCGACGAGTCCGAGCCCGAGGTGCTGCTCACCTTCCATCAGCACGCGCGCGAGCACCTCACCGTCGAGATGGCGCTGTACCTGCTGCGTGAACTCGGCGCGGGCTACGGCTCCGACTCCCGGATCACCAACATGGTGAACAACCGCGAGATCTGGATCGTCCCGGACCTCAACCCGGACGGCGGCGAGTACGACATCGCGACCGGCTCGTACCGCTCGTGGCGCAAGAACCGCCAGCCCAACAGCGGCAGTTCGTACGTCGGCACCGACCTGAACCGCAACTGGAACTACAAGTGGGGCTGCTGCGGCGGCTCTTCGGGCTCCACGTCCTCCGAGACCTACCGCGGCGCGTCCGCCGAGTCGGCGCCCGAGGTGAAGGTGGTCTCCGACTTCGTGCGCGGCCGGGTCGTCGGCGGCAAGCAGCAGATCAAGGCCGGCATCGACTTCCACACGTACAGCGAACTGGTGCTGTGGCCCTTCGGCTACACCTACAACGACACCGCGACGGGCATGACGGCGGACGACGCCGCCGCGTTCAAGACCGTCGGCCAGAAGATGGCCGCCAGCAACGGCTACACGCCGGAGCAGTCCAGCGACCTGTACATCACCGACGGTTCGATCGACGACTATCTCTGGGGCACCCAGAAGATCTTCGACTACACCTTCGAGATGTACCCGACGTCCAGCTCCGGCGGCGGCTTCTACCCGCCCGACGAGGTCATCGAACGGGAGACCTCCCGCAACCGCGACGCCGTACTCCAACTCCTGGAGAACGCCGACTGCATGTACCGCTCCATCGGCAAGGAGTCGCAGTACTGCAGCTGAGCCGAAGGGGGACCCGCGCCTGGGCGCCTACTCCTCGAAGTAGGCGTCCAGGACGGCGTCCAGCTCGGTCTCCCACTCCTTGAAGCGGGTCCGGGCCTTCGCCTCGATCTCGATCGGGTACCAGCGCTTCTCGGGCGTGTACACGGTGATCGTGAACCGCTTCCCGAAGCGCGGGGTCTCCGTCTCGACCGCACCGATCTCGTCCCAGCGGAACTCGGCCTCCTGGTCGTCCAGGCGCAGCCGTACGCCACTGTGGTCGGCCTTGATCGAGGCGCGCCGGTCGGAGGCCTCGAAGACGGGACCGTCGGGGTCGGCCTCCTCCTCGGACGACTCTTCGGAGTCCTCCGACCCTTCGGACTCTTCGGAGGGGGCCGCCTCTTCGGCGTCGGTCTCCTCGGCCGCGGACTCTTCGGCTTCGGCTTCGGTGTCGTCGTCGGAGGCCTCGGCGTCGGCCTCGGTCTCCTCGGCGACGGCTTCGTCCGAAGCCGGCTCCTCCGAGGAGACCGCGCCGTCCGGCTCGGACTCCGGCTCCGACTTCGTCTCGGACTTCGTCTCGGACACGGACGGCGTGAGCCCGGGGATGTGCGCCGGGTTGACCGCGGCGGCGTCCAGGGGCTGGCTCTTCGAACCTATGCGCTGCTCCACAGCGGGCAGTATGGTCGACGATCCTGTGTCGGGACCAGTCGCCCCCGCCCCTTCCGCCTCACGGACCGCA
Above is a genomic segment from Streptomyces sp. R21 containing:
- a CDS encoding LuxR C-terminal-related transcriptional regulator, translated to MGGSAPPRDPHLPEREHDRSAQRHDERGHDERGHDERGHDERGHDERRREERHPREGLRSERPPPDHLLPERPRSAHPLPVETTSFVDRRDEQAEGRRLLAKARLVTLTGPGGVGKTRLAGRIAARAERAFPDGVHFVHLAGLHDPALVPLAAADALGLHDHSDRPPLRALIEQVRDRRLLLVVDNCEHLLAACAELAGALLHGTTGVRVLTTSRHRLGLTEEHLMEVRPLPVPDPDGDLSDAANHPALALFADRAAAVVPGFELTPANRASVARLCHRLDGLPLAIELAAVRMRVLGVDQLLERLDDRYRLLSTGSLAVLPRHQTLRAAIDWSHELCTEQEQLVWARAAVLAGGFDLETAEAVCADGERVRSYDVLEAVAGLVDKSVLCREAADGGVRYRLLDTLRHYGLDRLRQLSGASGASGEEGAARRRQRDWFQERAAACEQAWFGPGQREIVARLRADQDNLRAALEFSLTVPGEARAGLRLAGTLWFYWHACGAPREGRYWLDRALDAGPEPSRERARALWVAGLLAGCPEDLTRGRHLAEQARDLARGLGEEAEAANAEHVVGLMGLFADDLPGALEHFETAVAQGPVPGKLPSIVGLDQVELACALAFLGQADRAVTVCETALRVCAEHGEEWVRSYLLRVLALAYTVKKEWRRAEPHAREALRRKLAVHDVIGIGLTLDLLVVIAAARGAHERAAVLLGGADRVWADISPDRFGSTTYNSARRTSEVQVREVVGRREFERAYRRGSGLGLADVVAYVLQEPKARPAPAAPAHGTPLTRRESEVAALVAEGLANQQIADRLVIARRTAEGHVERILSKLGFNNRSQIVAWVCGRG
- a CDS encoding M14 family metallopeptidase — protein: MRLRTRGRRTAALAALLAVALAAPVSATATHATADSARKPAPSSDDIRQYEIHQSTTPVTRTAIQQTGVTVDEADEETVVVSGRAAQIEKLRRLGYDVSLLGSAPDRSAGSGDVRLYDFPSADSKYHNYAEMNTEIDQRLAAYPSIMSKRVIGKSYQGRDIVAIKVSDNVATDESEPEVLLTFHQHAREHLTVEMALYLLRELGAGYGSDSRITNMVNNREIWIVPDLNPDGGEYDIATGSYRSWRKNRQPNSGSSYVGTDLNRNWNYKWGCCGGSSGSTSSETYRGASAESAPEVKVVSDFVRGRVVGGKQQIKAGIDFHTYSELVLWPFGYTYNDTATGMTADDAAAFKTVGQKMAASNGYTPEQSSDLYITDGSIDDYLWGTQKIFDYTFEMYPTSSSGGGFYPPDEVIERETSRNRDAVLQLLENADCMYRSIGKESQYCS